Genomic DNA from Leucobacter triazinivorans:
CTCATCTTGTTCGCGGTCTAGCGCCGAACTCGGAGAGGAATCCCATGCACGCCGAGATCCCCGTAGCTCACATCGTCGGGCGCACCCTCGCGGTGCGCGGCGTCGATACCGTATATGGCGTCGTCGGCAGCGGCAACTACGAGGCGACCTCGGCGCTTCGAGGCGGTGGCGCCCGATTCATCGCGGCCCGCCACGAGGGCGCCGCAGTGTCGATGGCAGATGCGCATCACCGAGCCTCGGGGCGAATCGCAGCAGTGACCGTGCACCAGGGTCCCGGTCTGACGAACGCACTGACCGCCCTCGGCGAGGCCGCCAAGTCCGGCGTTCCTCTCGTGGTTCTCGCCGGCGCGGCGGCAGCCTCGGCGCGACGCTCCAATTTCCTCGTGAACCAGGAGGCGCTCGCCGTGTCGGTCGGAGCCGGCGTCGAGACGCTGACCAGCCCGGAAACGGCCGCCGCCGACACCGCCAGGGCGCATCAGCGCGCACGCGAGGAGATGCGCCCGATCGTCCTGAACATGCCGATCGATCTGCAGGAAGTAGGCGTGGCCTTCGATCCCGCGGGCATCCCCGCACCGCGCGAACGGACGCACGCGCTGCCGGCGACGGACGCTCTCGACCGGGCGGTCGCCGAACTGCGGCACGCAACTCGCCCGGTCATCGTGGCGGGCCGAGGAGCCTGGCTCTCCGGTGCGGGGGCGACGCTGTCCCGGCTCGCCGAGAGGCTTAATGCACCGCTGATGACGAGCGCGATGGCGCTGGGCATGTTCGCCGGCGACCCCCGCGACCGCGGGATCTGCGGTGGGTTCTCGGATCCGCAGGGCGTCGAGACGTTGGAGTCCGCGGACCTGCTGCTCGCAGTGGGGGCATCGCTCACCTCCTGGACCACTCGCGGCGGATCGGTGTTCGCCGCTCACCAGCGCATCATCCGTGTGGACTCCTCCCCGACCTCGATCGATGCCGGAGTGTCGCACGAGACGCTGCTGCACGGAGACGCTGACGCGACCGCGCGCGCACTGCTGGATCGACTCGGAGGCGAAACGCCGAGATCCACCGCGCTCCGTCTTCGTGCGGAGTCCCGCGACCCCGAACCTCGGACCGGCGCGCCGACTACGCGGACGACCCGGGCTGTGAGCGGTTGGGTGGATGCCGATGCGGCTACGGTCCTGCTCGATACCATGCTGCCCGAACAGCGCACCCTCGTCGTCGACGGCGGACACTTCATCGGCTGGCCCGTGCGCGGCATCCGGGTCCCGGATCCGTCCGGATTCATCTTCTCGAGCGCCGGATTCCAGTCGATCGGACTCGGCATGGGCAGCGCGGTAGGGGCAGCGATCGCACGGCCCGACCGACTCACGGTCCTGGCGACGGGCGACGGCGGATATCAGATGGCCATCTCGGAGCTGGAGACGATGATTCGTCTCCAGCTGCCGATCCTGGTCGCGGTATACAACGACGCCGCCTATGGGGCCGAAGTGCATCACTTCGGCCCCGACGAACCGTTCGTCGATCAGGTGCGCTTTCCTGCCGTCGACATCGCAGCCGCGGCCGCAGGAGCAGGCGCGACCGGCCTCACCGTGACGACGCTCGAGGCGCTCGAGCGAGTGAAGCCGTGGATGGAGGATCCCCGCGGCCCGCTCGTGCTCGACATGCGCATCGATCCCTCCGTGTCGGGCCCCTGGGCCGAACAGGATTTCCTGCGCCACTGAGGCACCGCCTGCGAGATCAGCGGTCAGCCCCGCGCTTCCGGGGGCCAGCGCAGCAGAGCCCGATTCGCGAGCCTCTGCGCAAGCAGTGTGAGTGCGTATCCGAGTACGCCGGCGACGAGAAGCAGCCCGAACGACTGCGCGGACTGATACGAACGCTGCGCGGTCAGCAGCAAGGTGCCGACCCCGTGCGCCGAGGTGAGCATCTCGACCAGGATCGTCACGATGAGCGCGAGCGGAACAGCCACCCGATATCCGATGAGCATGCCGGGCACGGCGGCCGGGAGCAGCATCTTCGCCATCTCCTGCGTCTTCGTCAGCTGCAGCGTCCGTGCCACGCTCGAGTACTGCGCCGGCCGTGCCTGCACCGCTTGCAGGGTGTTCATGAGTACCGGCCAGCTCGCGGCGAACGCCACCGCGACCAGACTCGTCGTGAGCCCGCTTCCCCAGGCGAGCACGGCGATCGGCACGATGACCGGGGCCGGCAACGCGCGCAAGAACTCGAGCAGCGGGGTCAGCGCTCGCTCGAGCCGCGGCGATGCGCCGATGAGCACCCCGAGCACAGCCCCCACCGCCATCGCGATCAGCAGGCCGAGGGCGAATGTGAGAAGCGTGGACCCGGCCCCCAGAGCGAGCGGACCCGGGCCGAGAGCGGCCAGAGCGACGAACCAGGAGGACGGCGGCGGCAGCTGCGGACTCGGCGCGATCGCACCGACGGCCTCCCACAGCAGCAGGATCGCGATCAGCGGGGTGAAGCCGATCAGTGCCAGCCGCAGCGGGGAACGGGGATCGCGCGCGACTCCGGTCATGCCGTCCTCCTTCGAATGGGCCGCAGTCTCCCCGCGAGCGCGACCAGCAGCGCGTTCAGTGCGAGCGCGAGCAATCCGGCCACCACGATGTACAGGTAGAGCGCTCCGGGCTTGAGCGCCTGCTGGGAGAACACGATCTGGTACCCGAGCCCCTCCGGGTTGCCGACCATCTCCGAGACTACGGCGAGGATGACAGCGAGTGACAGCGCGAGCCTGGCACCGACGAGGATCACCGGTGCCGCCCAAGGCAGCGTCACCCTGAAGAGCGTGTGCGCCCGCTTCAGCCTGAGCGTGGCGCATACCTCGTGCGTCTGCCGCGGCACCTGCCGTACGCCGAGAGCGGTGTTCACGAGTATCGGCCAGAGACAGCCGTAGAAGATCACTGCGACCTCCATCGAAATGCTGAAGCCGAAGATGAGCACCAGAGGCGCGATGAGCGCCACCGGCGGAAGCGCCCGCAGCACGTCGATGGACGATGCGGACGCAATCCAGGCCGCCTTCGAGTATCCGATCCAAGCGCCGACACCCACGCCGAACACGAGCGCGAGCGTCCACCCGAGGAGTGCGGCGAGAGAAGTGTGCGCGGTCGCGACGAGCAGGTCGTGCACCACGCGGTCATCGCCCAGAGCGGCGACGACATCGATCGGTCCCGCCACCGTGCTCTGCCCGGGGGCGAGCAGCGACACGGTCAGCTGCCATGCGACCGCGAATCCGACGATGACCAGGACGCCGCTCGGGTTGATCCGGCGCCAGACACTCACGTCGATCCCTCTGACTCGCTCGGATGGCCGAGGGCACGGTGCACCTCATGGCGCAACCTGACGAATTCTTCGTCCTCTCGTGTCGCGATCTGATCACGCGGGCGAGCGAAGCGCACCTCGTACTCGGCCTCGACCTTCGCGGGCGACCCTCCGAGCACGAGCACGCGATCACCGAGGTAGATCGCTTCTTCGACGTCGTGCGTGATGAACACGGTGCTCGTTCCCTGCACGGACTGGATGCGGGCGATCTCGTCCTGGAGCTCCGCCCTCGTGATCGCGTCGAGCGCACCGAACGGCTCGTCCATGAGCAGCACGTCCGGTTCGAGCGCCATGGCCCGGGCGATCTGCACACGCTGCTGCATGCCCCCGGAGAGCTGCCAGGGAAAGCGATCGGCGGCGTGCGAGAGCTTCACCAGGTCGACCATCCGCTCGACCCGCTCGCGCCGTTGCTCCTTGGTGAGCGACTGAGACAGCAATCCGAGTTCGATGTTCTCGCGAACGGTCCGCCACGGCATCAGACTGCTGACGTAGTCCTGAAATACCATCACGACGCCCTCGGGCGCCCCCGACACCTCGGTTCCGCGGTACCGTACCAGACC
This window encodes:
- a CDS encoding ABC transporter permease, coding for MTGVARDPRSPLRLALIGFTPLIAILLLWEAVGAIAPSPQLPPPSSWFVALAALGPGPLALGAGSTLLTFALGLLIAMAVGAVLGVLIGASPRLERALTPLLEFLRALPAPVIVPIAVLAWGSGLTTSLVAVAFAASWPVLMNTLQAVQARPAQYSSVARTLQLTKTQEMAKMLLPAAVPGMLIGYRVAVPLALIVTILVEMLTSAHGVGTLLLTAQRSYQSAQSFGLLLVAGVLGYALTLLAQRLANRALLRWPPEARG
- a CDS encoding ABC transporter permease, whose translation is MSVWRRINPSGVLVIVGFAVAWQLTVSLLAPGQSTVAGPIDVVAALGDDRVVHDLLVATAHTSLAALLGWTLALVFGVGVGAWIGYSKAAWIASASSIDVLRALPPVALIAPLVLIFGFSISMEVAVIFYGCLWPILVNTALGVRQVPRQTHEVCATLRLKRAHTLFRVTLPWAAPVILVGARLALSLAVILAVVSEMVGNPEGLGYQIVFSQQALKPGALYLYIVVAGLLALALNALLVALAGRLRPIRRRTA
- a CDS encoding ABC transporter ATP-binding protein; this translates as MTAEADTLDAYDEAPAEVTGATLFSVEDVSVSYPAKAGSTTVLEGVRLRVDAGEILTIVGGSGTGKSTLLRLLGGLAAPTGGLVRYRGTEVSGAPEGVVMVFQDYVSSLMPWRTVRENIELGLLSQSLTKEQRRERVERMVDLVKLSHAADRFPWQLSGGMQQRVQIARAMALEPDVLLMDEPFGALDAITRAELQDEIARIQSVQGTSTVFITHDVEEAIYLGDRVLVLGGSPAKVEAEYEVRFARPRDQIATREDEEFVRLRHEVHRALGHPSESEGST
- a CDS encoding thiamine pyrophosphate-binding protein, which encodes MHAEIPVAHIVGRTLAVRGVDTVYGVVGSGNYEATSALRGGGARFIAARHEGAAVSMADAHHRASGRIAAVTVHQGPGLTNALTALGEAAKSGVPLVVLAGAAAASARRSNFLVNQEALAVSVGAGVETLTSPETAAADTARAHQRAREEMRPIVLNMPIDLQEVGVAFDPAGIPAPRERTHALPATDALDRAVAELRHATRPVIVAGRGAWLSGAGATLSRLAERLNAPLMTSAMALGMFAGDPRDRGICGGFSDPQGVETLESADLLLAVGASLTSWTTRGGSVFAAHQRIIRVDSSPTSIDAGVSHETLLHGDADATARALLDRLGGETPRSTALRLRAESRDPEPRTGAPTTRTTRAVSGWVDADAATVLLDTMLPEQRTLVVDGGHFIGWPVRGIRVPDPSGFIFSSAGFQSIGLGMGSAVGAAIARPDRLTVLATGDGGYQMAISELETMIRLQLPILVAVYNDAAYGAEVHHFGPDEPFVDQVRFPAVDIAAAAAGAGATGLTVTTLEALERVKPWMEDPRGPLVLDMRIDPSVSGPWAEQDFLRH